A single region of the Oncorhynchus kisutch isolate 150728-3 linkage group LG30, Okis_V2, whole genome shotgun sequence genome encodes:
- the map6d1 gene encoding microtubule-associated protein 6 homolog, which yields MAWPCISRVCCLARFWNQFDKSDLSLPLTIQNYSDIADQEVRSVTRQGPTDRVLTHNYSSPDHRGSPQTPGDAPGTRRSLRGRREANFKPREDYHRPGVPFSSVTQYKQDYKPWPIPKKDNFPWISNCGKGGTVGSDSPVNSYPNASQTRGETGEREELGMRWGEQGTGTAQSSYRQEYRPWTGARPAKTTRKQRPPAPYASPRSGVSHLPNETSYQAAYSGAGEAFRHTELHQRDHNTTTSTAGLPITTSTVPKAPVTLLQPSSTTTTPIISTGLQQSSLPERPNLSIGTMGEEQLVRTKLSPNPSAVFQSRSRIFNI from the exons ATGGCTTGGCCGTGCATAAGCAGAGTGTGCTGTCTGGCTCGGTTTTGGAACCAGTTTGATAAATCCGATCTTTCATTGCCACTGACCATCCAGAATTACTCAGACATCGCCGACCAAGAGGTGCGATCCGTCACCAGGCAGGGACCGACGGACCGGGTTCTGACGCACAACTATTCTAGTCCGGACCACCGCGGATCCCCCCAAACACCGGGAGATGCCCCGGGCACCCGGAGATCATTGAGAGGCCGGAGGGAAGCAAACTTCAAACCCCGGGAGGACTACCACCGACCCGGCGTGCCGTTCTCGAGTGTCACCCAGTACAAACAGGATTACAAACCCTGGCCTATTCCGAAGAAGGACAATTTCCCCTGGATTAGCAATTGTGGAAAAGGGGGCACCGTTGGTTCGGATAGCCCAGTAAACAGTTACCCCAATGCGAGCCAGAcgagaggggagacgggggagagagaggagctgggcATGAGGTGGGGGGAGCAGGGGACCGGAACAGCTCAAAGCTCTTACAG GCAGGAGTACCGGCCTTGGACAGGGGCCAGACCGGCCAAGACCACTAGGAAACAACGCCCCCCTGCCCCGTACGCCAGCCCCCGGTCGGGGGTCTCCCACCTCCCCAATGAGACCAGCTACCAGGCCGCCTACAGTGGAGCCGGGGAGGCTTTCAGACACACAGAGCTTCACCAGAGGGACCATAATACCACCACCTCCACCGCTGGGCTGCCGATCACCACCTCCACTGTCCCCAAGGCCCCTGTAACCCTACTCCAGCCATCCTCCACCACAACCACCCCTATCATCAGCACCGGCCTCCAGCAGAGCAGCCTGCCAGAGAGACCCAACCTCAGTATAGGAACCATGGGAGAg
- the acsm3 gene encoding acyl-coenzyme A synthetase ACSM3, mitochondrial: MRAIGKVSFQLKALSIFPINFKCQIRGHRVSPPQNFTGYESIKQQYSPQIPEYFNFAEDVLDVWAEKEKKGEKGSNPAFWWVNDRKQEVRWSFEELGFHSRRLANVLSGACGLNQQDRVFLVLPRVPEWWLVNVACLRTGTVLLPGTSQLTARDILHRLQTSGARCVITDESLAPLLDAVASQCSSLQHKILVSPTKREGWKNFGDLVRNASSDHECVKTRSDDPMTIFFTSGTTGSPKMTQHSHSSYGIGLTVNGRYWLDLTERDVLWNTSDTGWAKSAWSSVYAPWIQGACVFIHHMPRFDSHTVLETLSSYPISTFCTAPTAYRMLVQEDMSSYNFSNLQHCLCAGEPINPEVMEKWRSATGLDIYEGYGQTETVLIAGTFKGMKIKPGAFGKASPEYDVQVVDEAGNVLPRGVEGNLGIRVKPHKPFSLFTEYTGDPDRTAECYVGDFYLTGDRGVMDEDDYLWFVGRADDVILSAGYRIGPFEVENALIEHQAVAESAVVSSPDPIRGEVVKAFVVLTAEYKSQDQDQLKKELQMYVKKVTAPYKYPRKVEFVEQLPKTVSGKIRRVELRNKEWGRS, encoded by the exons ATGAGGGCCATTGGGAAAGTGTCCTTTCAACTGAAGGCACTCAGTATATTCCCAATTAACTTTAAATGTCAGATCCGTGGACATAGGGTATCTCCTCCTCAAAACTTTACTGGCTATGAGAGTATCAAACAACAATACAGCCCTCAGATACCAGAGTACTTCAACTTTGCAGAAGATGTGCTTGATGTGTGGGCAGAGAAAGAAAAG aaaggagagaaaggatcTAACCCTGCCTTCTGGTGGGTGAATGACAGAAAGCAGGAGGTGAGGTGGAGTTTTGAGGAGCTGGGCTTCCATTCCAGAAGGCTGGCCAATGTTCTGTCAGGTGCCTGTGGTCTCAACCAGCAGGACCGGGTGTTTCTGGTACTACCCAGGGTTCCAGAGTGGTGGCTCGTCAATGTGGCCTGTCTCAGAACCG GGACAGTGCTGCTGCCAGGCACCTCTCAGCTGACAGCCAGGGACATCCTCCACCGGCTGCAGACCTCCGGGGCCCGCTGTGTCATCACAGACGAGTCCCTGGCCCCCCTGCTCGATGCCGTGGCCTCTCAGTGCTCCAGCCTGCAGCACAAAATACTGGTGTCCCCCACCAAGAGAGAGGGCTGGAAGAACTTTGGAGATCTGGTGAG GAATGCGTCCAGCGACCATGAGTGTGTGAAGACTCGCAGTGATGACCCTATGACCATCTTCTTCACCAGTGGGACCACAGGTTCACCTAAGATGACCCAACACAGCCACAGCAGCTATGGGATAGGCCTCACTGTCAACGGAAG GTACTGGTTGGACCTGACAGAGAGGGATGTCTTGTGGAACACATCTGATACAGGCTGGGCCAAGTCTGCCTGGAGCAGTGTCTATGCCCCCTGGATCCAGGGAGCCTGTGTCTTCATCCACCATATGCCCCGCTTCGACAGCCACACTGtactggag ACTCTCTCCAGCTACCCCATATCCACATTCTGCACGGCTCCGACTGCTTATCGAATGCTAGTGCAAGAGGACATGTCCAG TTATAATTTCAGCAACTTGCAGCATTGTTTGTGTGCTGGTGAACCCATCAACCCAGAGGTGATGGAGAAGTGGAGGAGTGCCACTGGACTGGACATCTACGAAGGATATGGACAAACTGAAACT GTACTGATAGCTGGTACTTTTAAGGGCATGAAGATCAAACCCGGGGCTTTTGGGAAGGCTTCACCAGAGTATGATGTGCAG GTCGTAGATGAAGCCGGTAATGTCTTgcccagaggagtggaggggaaccTTGGTATCAGAGTGAAACCACACAAGCCCTTTTCCCTGTTTACTGAATACACA GGTGACCCTGATCGAACAGCAGAGTGCTATGTTGGGGACTTCTACCTGACTGGTGACAGGGGTGTCATGGATGAGGACGACTACTTGTGGTTCGTGGGTCGAGCTGATGACGTCATCCTGTCAGCTGG GTACCGTATTGGTCCATTTGAGGTGGAGAACGCTTTGATTGAACACCAGGCTGTGGCTGAGTCAGCCGTGGTCAGCAGCCCTGACCCTATCAGAGGAGAG GTTGTGAAGGCATTTGTTGTTCTAACAGCAGAGTACAAATCTCAAGACCAAGATCAACTTAAGAAAGAATTACAGATGTATGTGAAGAAAGTTACTGCACCGTACAAGTATCCACGCAAG GTAGAGTTTGTGGAACAGCTACCAAAGACAGTTAGTGGTAAAATCAGGAGAGTGGAGCTCAGGAACAAAGAATGGGGAAGATCCTGA